In a single window of the Elaeis guineensis isolate ETL-2024a chromosome 4, EG11, whole genome shotgun sequence genome:
- the LOC105044084 gene encoding pentatricopeptide repeat-containing protein At2g21090 — protein sequence MPHPDNKSSRPSCLLLSLHHHLSLGRVDLAVDALPLLACRGLRPDLPTLALLLSQCLRSGSLPLARRVHLFLRLSGFKRSYPWYTPLSNHLLAFHFLRGRPSDARRLFARMPHPNLFSFNAMLAGYARVGLLRHARRLFDRMPHRDVVSWNTMIIALARAGSFRDAVGLYSQLRHSSLGFNPHTFSGLLIACNRLRDMGLIRQVHAQVFLLGFLSNLIISSSLVDAYAKCGYLDYARKLFDEMPTRDVLAWTTLVHGFANCGDLVSARTLFDGMPERNPVSWTALIGGYTRHGHPLEALDLFRGMMSWGVRPDQFTFSSSLCACAAIASLKHGKQIHARLLRTRFNPNAIVLSSLIDMYSKCGDLAGGRWVFDLTDPDTRDTVLWNTMMSAVGQHGLGREAIRMFEEMISALMKPDANTFVVLLSACSHSGLVAEGLQLFKSMAQSHHIVPEEDHYVCLVDLLGRAGCFKEVMEWLGKMPLRSSCRAWNALLGACRIHRNLQLGREVAGRLLKLEPHSSAAYVLLSNICADVGNWETVEKVRHIMQEKKVRKERAASWIEVDHTVHFFGASDHLHPSKEDIYAALEQLVSQMDDDSSIT from the coding sequence ATGCCCCACCCCGACAACAAATCCAGCCGCCCCTCCtgcctcctcctctccctccacCACCACCTTTCCCTCGGCCGCGTCGACCTCGCCGTCGACGCCCTCCCCCTCCTCGCCTGCCGCGGCCTCCGCCCAGATCTACCCACCCTCGCCCTGCTCCTCAGTCAATGCCTCCGGTCCGGCTCCCTCCCCCTAGCCCGCCGCGTGCACCTCTTCCTCCGCCTCTCCGGCTTTAAGCGCTCCTACCCCTGGTACACCCCACTCTCCAACCATCTCCTTGCCTTCCACTTCCTCCGCGGCCGCCCTTCCGACGCCCGCCGCCTCTTCGCCCGCATGCCTCACCCTAACCTCTTTTCCTTCAATGCCATGCTGGCCGGCTATGCCCGCGTAGGCCTCCTCCGCCACGCCCGCCGCCTCTTCGACCGAATGCCTCACCGCGATGTCGTCTCCTGGAACACCATGATCATCGCCCTCGCCCGCGCTGGTTCCTTTCGCGATGCCGTCGGCCTCTACTCCCAGCTCCGCCACTCCTCCCTCGGCTTCAACCCCCACACCTTCTCCGGCCTCCTCATCGCCTGCAACCGCCTCCGCGACATGGGCCTCATCCGCCAGGTCCACGCACAGGTCTTTCTCCTTGGGTtcttgtcaaacctcatcatctcgAGCTCCCTCGTCGACGCCTACGCTAAATGTGGCTACTTAGACTACGCAAGGAAGCTGTTTGACGAGATGCCCACGAGAGACGTGCTTGCCTGGACCACGCTTGTCCACGGTTTTGCCAATTGCGGCGACTTGGTCTCTGCCCGTACGCTGTTCGACGGGATGCCGGAGAGGAATCCGGTCTCGTGGACTGCCCTTATTGGAGGCTACACACGTCATGGTCATCCGTTGGAAGCTCTCGACTTGTTCCGGGGAATGATGAGCTGGGGCGTTAGGCCTGATCAATTCACTTTCAGTAGCAGTCTTTGTGCTTGCGCTGCTATCGCTTCGCTGAAGCACGGGAAGCAGATTCATGCCCGGCTGTTGCGAACCCGTTTCAATCCCAACGCGATAGTCCTCAGCTCTCTTATCGACATGTACTCCAAATGTGGGGATTTGGCGGGAGGCCGATGGGTTTTTGATCTTACCGATCCTGATACGAGGGACACAGTGTTGTGGAATACCATGATGTCAGCAGTTGGGCAGCATGGTCTTGGGAGGGAGGCGATTCGGATGTTTGAGGAAATGATTAGTGCTCTCATGAAGCCTGATGCCAATACCTTCGTGGTCCTCCTCAGTGCTTGCAGTCACTCGGGTCTTGTGGCTGAGGGGCTGCAGCTGTTTAAATCCATGGCACAAAGCCATCACATTGTGCCTGAAGAAGATCACTATGTGTGTCTGGTGGACTTGCTTGGCCGTGCTGGATGTTTCAAAGAGGTGATGGAGTGGCTTGGAAAGATGCCGTTGAGATCAAGTTGTCGGGCTTGGAATGCATTGCTGGGGGCATGTAGGATTCATAGAAATCTACAGTTAGGAAGGGAGGTGGCAGGGCGCCTTCTCAAGTTGGAGCCTCATAGTTCTGCGGCATATGTGCTTCTTTCAAATATCTGTGCTGATGTTGGGAATTGGGAAACTGTTGAGAAGGTAAGGCACATCATGCAGGAGAAAAAAGTGAGGAAGGAGCGAGCTGCAAGCTGGATTGAAGTTGATCATACTGTCCACTTCTTTGGAGCCTCAGATCACTTGCACCCCTCGAAAGAAGACATATATGCTGCATTGGAACAATTAGTTTCTCAGATGGATGATGATTCTTCTATAACGTAG